In Chryseobacterium camelliae, one DNA window encodes the following:
- a CDS encoding glycosyltransferase family 2 protein, with product MEYPLVSIVVITYNSLEFILDTLNSIKEQTYKNLELIITDDGSKDATVEYCRTWLDVNKEAFVSSKIITTDKNTGIPANCNRGVNAAGGEWIKIIAGDDLLTSDCVENFIRFIAANNSAQVIYSKALGFQGNIIDKNYIEHSFAGYNKFFSSDTSKQYKMLLRRNYGHGPTIFFKKSIWKAVGGFDEKFKFEDHPFALKVSKNKIRLYYTDVITVYYRENIASITRSDDKRIFSNFYCEIEKFNKAEVYPNCSLIIKILKKTEFYKLHYFDKWGLNRRTKINKLLFLATYYLNPLNLYNKYF from the coding sequence ATGGAATATCCATTAGTTAGTATCGTAGTTATAACATATAATTCCTTGGAGTTTATATTAGATACATTAAATAGTATAAAAGAACAGACTTATAAAAATTTAGAGTTAATTATTACGGATGACGGATCTAAAGATGCTACAGTGGAGTATTGTAGAACATGGCTAGATGTCAACAAAGAAGCATTTGTGTCATCCAAAATAATTACAACAGATAAAAATACAGGCATTCCAGCCAATTGCAATAGAGGAGTAAATGCAGCCGGAGGTGAGTGGATCAAAATAATAGCGGGAGATGACTTACTTACTTCCGATTGTGTTGAAAACTTCATTAGATTTATAGCAGCAAATAATTCCGCTCAGGTGATTTATTCTAAAGCATTGGGTTTTCAGGGCAATATTATAGATAAAAACTACATTGAACACAGTTTTGCAGGGTATAATAAATTTTTTAGTTCTGATACTTCAAAACAATATAAGATGCTTTTAAGAAGAAATTACGGTCATGGGCCTACTATTTTTTTTAAGAAGTCAATATGGAAAGCTGTAGGAGGTTTTGATGAAAAATTTAAATTTGAAGATCACCCTTTCGCATTGAAAGTGAGCAAAAATAAAATAAGATTGTACTATACGGATGTAATTACGGTATATTACAGAGAAAATATTGCCTCAATCACCAGAAGTGATGATAAACGAATCTTTTCTAATTTTTATTGTGAAATAGAAAAATTTAATAAAGCAGAGGTATATCCAAATTGTAGCTTGATCATCAAAATTTTAAAGAAAACAGAATTCTACAAACTTCATTATTTTGACAAGTGGGGTTTGAACCGAAGAACTAAAATTAATAAGCTGTTATTTCTTGCTACATATTATCTGAATCCTTTAAATCTATATAATAAATATTTCTAA
- a CDS encoding glycosyltransferase, with translation MLLSYIIPVYNSAAFLEDCLNSIVEQNLDSKEFEIIVVNDGSTDNSDEVLQTWKSRNGDIQLAYFYQKNKGQGAARNLAIKESRGEFLWFIDSDDFIEKNIVKVILDEIRKDDLDAIWFDHRLVDENGVVLPKPSIDIKKNNSSDIYSGEVFFKEVFNTSCMPWAFIFKRKILIDNNLDFHEGIYFEDIVFTPKLIYFSKRIKFFNVLAYNYVIHNNSTMRSSDKFVKRCLDSIIVVRELQNFSEKQNSKLLETYIEDFSSEILMYNYRLVISQNNPAFFKEFKNEMIKNNLYPFKIKRPYQLAFLSKIANISPYIFKKLCQLRPIK, from the coding sequence ATGTTACTATCTTATATAATCCCTGTCTACAATAGTGCTGCGTTTTTGGAAGATTGCTTAAACAGTATTGTTGAGCAAAATTTAGACAGTAAAGAATTTGAAATTATTGTTGTAAATGATGGTAGTACAGATAACTCTGATGAAGTTTTACAAACATGGAAATCAAGAAATGGAGATATTCAACTTGCATATTTTTATCAAAAAAATAAGGGACAAGGAGCAGCGAGAAACCTTGCAATTAAGGAATCTCGTGGAGAATTTTTATGGTTCATCGATAGTGATGATTTTATTGAGAAAAATATTGTAAAAGTTATTCTTGATGAAATTAGAAAAGATGATTTGGATGCTATCTGGTTTGATCATAGATTGGTAGATGAAAATGGCGTAGTTTTACCAAAGCCTTCTATTGATATTAAAAAAAATAATAGCAGCGATATATATAGTGGAGAAGTATTTTTTAAAGAAGTATTTAATACATCTTGTATGCCTTGGGCGTTTATTTTTAAAAGAAAAATATTAATTGATAATAACTTAGACTTTCATGAAGGCATTTATTTTGAAGATATTGTTTTTACGCCTAAACTGATATATTTTTCTAAAAGAATCAAGTTTTTTAATGTGCTAGCGTATAATTATGTTATTCACAATAATTCTACTATGAGAAGTAGTGATAAGTTCGTAAAAAGATGTTTGGATAGTATTATTGTTGTGAGAGAATTACAAAACTTTTCTGAAAAGCAAAATAGTAAATTATTAGAAACATATATTGAAGATTTCTCCTCGGAGATCCTTATGTACAATTATAGACTTGTTATTTCTCAAAATAATCCGGCTTTTTTTAAGGAATTTAAAAATGAAATGATAAAAAATAATTTATATCCATTTAAAATAAAAAGACCTTATCAACTGGCATTTTTATCAAAGATTGCAAATATAAGTCCGTACATTTTTAAAAAATTATGCCAATTAAGACCTATAAAATAA
- a CDS encoding CgeB family protein, translated as MKIALLGSKDFDSLEYHLSDSFRFLGHDVFHIDIKDVIKIPYRYNYWASKLLPKYDKMMFNTIASRIIEQAPELVIGTYRFINPECIRKIKKELPNTTIIHINPDQLTTLEHQQIFASPYDAYFTKDHYMVDFMKNKMNLNTFYLPEALNARLHIPPAGIDKKQLEEKINIDVVAFGTMYPYRAKMVSELIKNDINVSLFGVPDKRFPREEITNNFKNEFITGTRKAEILFGSKIIFNNFHYAEITSANVKFFEIYGIGGFQICDFKTSLEEYSAIDVEKFTFKSIDEAVDKIKYFLANSAERYQIAEQQSKHFRENHTYEHRVEEILKKV; from the coding sequence ATGAAAATAGCATTATTAGGAAGTAAAGATTTCGATAGTTTGGAATACCATTTATCTGATTCTTTCAGATTTTTAGGGCATGATGTGTTCCATATTGATATTAAAGATGTCATTAAAATTCCTTATAGATATAATTATTGGGCTAGTAAATTGTTGCCGAAATATGATAAGATGATGTTTAACACAATAGCATCTAGAATTATTGAACAAGCACCGGAGCTGGTCATTGGAACTTACAGATTTATTAATCCTGAATGCATCAGAAAAATTAAGAAAGAACTTCCGAATACTACGATCATTCATATTAATCCGGACCAGTTAACCACCTTGGAACACCAACAGATTTTTGCATCACCGTATGATGCTTATTTTACCAAAGATCATTATATGGTTGATTTTATGAAAAATAAAATGAATCTGAATACATTTTATTTACCTGAAGCCTTGAATGCAAGGCTGCATATTCCTCCGGCTGGGATTGATAAAAAGCAACTGGAAGAAAAGATCAATATAGATGTTGTAGCATTTGGTACAATGTATCCTTATCGTGCAAAAATGGTTTCAGAATTGATAAAGAATGATATTAACGTAAGTTTATTCGGCGTACCTGATAAACGTTTTCCCAGAGAAGAGATTACAAACAATTTCAAAAATGAATTTATTACAGGAACTAGAAAAGCAGAAATTCTGTTTGGATCTAAAATTATATTTAACAATTTCCATTATGCAGAAATTACTTCAGCAAATGTGAAGTTCTTTGAGATTTATGGAATCGGAGGATTCCAAATTTGTGATTTTAAGACTTCCTTAGAAGAGTATTCAGCAATAGATGTAGAAAAATTTACTTTCAAAAGCATTGATGAAGCTGTAGATAAAATAAAGTATTTTTTAGCTAACAGTGCTGAACGGTATCAAATTGCAGAACAGCAAAGTAAACATTTCCGTGAAAATCATACTTATGAGCATAGAGTTGAAGAAATATTAAAAAAAGTATAA
- a CDS encoding glycosyltransferase family 4 protein yields the protein MRIHFFDRHIISDTISIEKVFSVIKNCLDKEGFEVKTFMNPYPGLSQMFKAMLFFKRNQGDINHISGDIHWACLLLNSNKTILTIHDLVGIGNYSSKLKKFLYKLIWLYFPLKKAKFITVISEKTEQEILNYYPWAKSKIRVIHNPLTNEPFFREPVENDKFKILIVGTRQNKNVERILEAVKDLDIEVLIVGETTSEQNQKIKTNKSLTFVKGFITDEELVALYRTCDVLCFPSLYEGFGMPIIEAQSNGCAVITSDMEPMRSVSGNSALLVDPYSVEDIREKILILIHDFEKRKEMVANGYENAKRFLPEEITRQYIELYKEVLHG from the coding sequence ATGAGAATTCATTTTTTTGATCGACATATCATATCGGACACTATCAGCATAGAAAAAGTTTTTTCTGTAATAAAAAATTGTCTTGACAAGGAAGGGTTTGAGGTAAAAACATTTATGAATCCTTATCCTGGTTTATCACAAATGTTTAAAGCCATGTTGTTTTTTAAACGGAATCAAGGAGATATCAACCATATCAGCGGAGATATCCATTGGGCTTGCTTATTATTAAACAGTAATAAAACCATTTTAACAATTCATGATCTTGTAGGAATAGGGAATTACAGTTCAAAGCTGAAAAAGTTTCTGTATAAACTGATATGGTTATATTTTCCTTTGAAGAAAGCTAAATTTATTACTGTTATCTCGGAAAAGACAGAACAGGAAATTTTAAATTATTATCCCTGGGCCAAATCTAAAATAAGGGTAATCCATAATCCATTGACCAACGAACCCTTTTTTCGGGAGCCGGTAGAAAACGATAAATTTAAAATTTTGATTGTAGGTACTAGGCAAAATAAAAATGTAGAACGTATTCTTGAAGCTGTAAAAGATTTGGACATTGAAGTATTAATTGTTGGGGAAACAACTTCAGAACAGAATCAAAAAATCAAAACGAACAAATCTCTGACGTTTGTTAAAGGGTTTATTACTGATGAAGAATTAGTAGCGTTATACAGAACATGTGATGTCTTATGCTTTCCATCATTGTACGAAGGTTTTGGTATGCCTATAATTGAAGCTCAGTCTAATGGATGTGCCGTTATTACATCTGATATGGAACCAATGAGATCAGTTTCAGGTAATTCAGCTCTTTTGGTTGATCCATATAGTGTGGAGGATATTAGAGAGAAGATCCTTATTCTGATCCATGATTTTGAAAAGAGAAAAGAAATGGTAGCAAACGGCTATGAAAATGCAAAGCGCTTTTTACCTGAGGAAATAACCCGTCAATACATTGAACTATATAAAGAAGTACTACATGGATAG
- a CDS encoding glycosyltransferase — protein MDRSILIDALYINDSGGKILLDFLIQKLEKSDRKVFYLLDKRLEGQNIKIKAENKLVFLKASLYNRRLFYTTNRKLFSTVLCFGNLPPNIRLKAKVYTYFHQQLYILLPETASLKQRISFFLKRTVLKFFSVNTDYWLLQTDLIKTNFEKKFNIAPSKVLVYPFYPQFNAGFKAERKSLSYVYISNAPAHKNHIRLINAFCTFYDEYKLGTLTLTVSKEFPELLALIEEKITQKYPIRNLGFIERSELSKVYQESEYLIYPSLAESFGLGLVEAIENGCKVIGADLPYTFAVCTPSLTFNPFDEKSISQALSLSLKKNTIPSVAKVSNRIDELISLLG, from the coding sequence ATGGATAGGTCAATTCTTATAGATGCACTATACATTAATGATAGCGGAGGAAAGATACTATTGGATTTTTTAATTCAGAAGCTTGAAAAATCAGATAGAAAAGTTTTCTATCTCCTGGATAAAAGGCTTGAGGGACAAAATATTAAAATAAAAGCTGAAAATAAGTTGGTGTTCTTAAAAGCATCATTATATAATCGGAGGCTATTTTATACAACAAATAGAAAACTTTTTTCCACCGTACTATGTTTTGGTAATTTACCTCCAAACATCCGCTTAAAAGCCAAAGTATATACGTATTTTCATCAGCAGTTGTATATTCTGCTTCCTGAAACAGCATCGCTGAAGCAAAGGATTTCTTTTTTCCTTAAAAGGACAGTGCTTAAGTTTTTTTCTGTAAATACAGATTATTGGCTTCTTCAGACTGACCTGATCAAAACAAATTTTGAAAAAAAGTTTAATATCGCCCCCTCTAAAGTATTGGTATACCCTTTTTATCCGCAGTTTAATGCAGGATTTAAAGCAGAACGGAAATCATTATCCTATGTTTACATCAGTAACGCCCCGGCACATAAAAACCATATAAGGCTGATTAATGCTTTCTGCACTTTTTATGATGAATATAAACTAGGAACGCTCACTTTGACCGTGAGTAAAGAATTTCCTGAACTTTTAGCACTAATAGAAGAAAAAATAACACAAAAATATCCTATTCGAAACCTCGGATTTATTGAGAGGAGTGAATTATCCAAAGTATATCAGGAATCAGAATATCTTATATACCCTTCTTTAGCAGAAAGTTTTGGGTTGGGATTGGTGGAAGCTATAGAAAACGGGTGTAAAGTTATTGGTGCCGATTTGCCATATACTTTTGCAGTTTGCACACCAAGTTTAACATTTAATCCGTTTGACGAAAAATCAATATCACAAGCTTTATCACTATCTTTGAAAAAAAATACAATACCTTCTGTTGCGAAGGTATCAAACAGAATTGATGAATTAATATCATTATTAGGATAA
- a CDS encoding polysaccharide biosynthesis protein, translated as MKIQNKVLLITGGTGSFGTAVLNRFLHTNHFKEIRIFSRDEKKQDDMRNLYKNDKIKYYIGDVRDFSSVEPATRGVDYIFHAAALKQVPSCEFFPMQAVKTNVEGTQNVIRAAASNKVQKVICLSTDKAAYPINAMGISKAMMEKVAVAESRNLKDTVVCLTRYGNVMASRGSVIPLFLNQIQKGEPITVTDPNMSRFFMSLDDAVDLVLFAFENANPGDLFVNKAPAGSIGDLAKALIELTGKEVPIKVIGTRHGEKLYETLCTREEMAKAEDMGNFYRVPADNRDLNYAQYFSEGEEDVALLEDYHSHNTEQQGVEGLKKLISTLPLIRREVFGEDVLQYPY; from the coding sequence ATGAAAATCCAGAATAAAGTTTTACTTATAACAGGAGGTACAGGATCATTTGGTACCGCCGTTCTAAACAGGTTTTTACATACAAACCATTTCAAAGAAATCCGTATTTTTTCTCGTGACGAGAAAAAGCAGGATGACATGAGAAACTTATATAAAAATGACAAAATTAAATATTATATTGGTGATGTTAGGGATTTTTCAAGTGTAGAACCGGCTACAAGAGGAGTAGATTATATCTTTCATGCGGCAGCATTAAAGCAGGTTCCTTCATGCGAATTTTTTCCAATGCAAGCAGTAAAAACTAATGTTGAGGGTACACAGAATGTCATTCGTGCAGCGGCGTCTAATAAGGTGCAGAAGGTAATTTGTTTATCGACAGATAAAGCAGCCTATCCGATTAATGCAATGGGTATTTCTAAAGCAATGATGGAAAAAGTAGCGGTTGCAGAATCCAGAAATCTTAAAGACACCGTGGTTTGCCTTACTCGTTATGGAAATGTAATGGCTTCAAGAGGCTCTGTTATTCCACTGTTTTTAAATCAGATTCAAAAAGGTGAGCCTATTACTGTGACTGATCCTAATATGTCACGTTTCTTTATGTCATTGGATGATGCGGTAGATTTGGTACTATTTGCTTTTGAGAATGCCAATCCTGGTGATCTTTTTGTCAATAAGGCTCCTGCAGGAAGTATCGGAGATTTAGCAAAAGCTTTAATAGAGCTTACAGGAAAAGAAGTTCCCATAAAAGTGATTGGCACACGCCACGGTGAGAAATTATATGAAACTTTGTGTACTCGCGAGGAAATGGCAAAAGCTGAAGATATGGGGAATTTCTACAGAGTTCCAGCAGATAACCGGGATCTGAATTATGCGCAATACTTTTCTGAAGGAGAGGAAGATGTTGCTCTTCTCGAAGACTATCATTCGCACAATACAGAACAGCAGGGTGTAGAAGGTCTTAAAAAGCTGATTTCAACCTTACCCTTGATTCGCAGAGAGGTTTTCGGTGAAGATGTCTTACAATATCCTTATTAA